ACATAGACCTGATCGTTTTTGCAACGCTCTCTCCAGATTACTATTTTCCTGGCTGTGGCGTTCAGGTACAGGATTTAATGGGAATTCACACCTGTCCAGCGCTGGATGTACGCAACCAGTGTAGCGGTTTTATCTACGGTCTAAGCGTTGCTGACCAGTTTATTAAAACCGGTATGTATAAAAATGTATTGGTTATAGGTTCTGAGAATCATAGTGGTGGTCTGGATTTTTCCACAAGAGGTCGTGGCGTGACGGTAATCTTTGGTGATGGAGCGGGAGCAGCAGTACTCACCAGATCAGATAAAGACGAGCAGGGAATTCTCTCTACGCATTTGCACAGTGAGGGAAAACATGCGCTGGAACTTTCACTTAAGGGACCATCAACTAACCACTGGGTTCCTGAAATCATTGAGGAGAATCCGCAAGAGGATATTCCTTATTATCCTTATATGAACGGTCAATTTGTTTTTAAGAATGCGGTAGTGCGTTTTTCTGAAGTGATCATGGAAGGTTTGAAAACCAATAATCTTCAAGTCAGCGACATCGATATGTTGATCCCACATCAAGCCAATTTGCGTATTTCCCAATTCATTCAGAAAAAATTCCAACTCTCTGACGATAAGGTGTATAACAATATTCAACGCTACGGAAACACCACGGCAGCCAGCATACCTATTGCGCTTTGTGAAGCATGGGAAGATGGTAAGATCAAAGAAGGCGACACGGTGGTTCTTGCGGCTTTTGGTAGTGGATTTACTTGGGGTAGCGCGGTCTTGAAGTGGTAATATGATTAATAATTCAATATTGGATATTTTATATTTTGAACCTAAAATTTACCAATGATGCATTTTCTTTAATAGATTAGATTATTAGAAGAAGGATAAATATTTAATGGTTTATAAAACATTTCAAAAATGATTAGGTAAATAACTCATTTTTAGTTAGTTTACGAACTCTAAATTGTCATTATGAAATACCTATCCATCTTTTTGCTCATCTTTATCACAATTTCATGCTCCGAGCATAAACCAAGTATTGAGGAAAATCAAAATGAAAAAACAACTTTAGGGGATGCGATAACATCATCCAAGCAAGTAGACTTGAAACATAGAATTCAATTCATCAATCAAGTTCAAACTAATATTTCTAATCCTGACGCTCTTATTTCGATACTCAAGGAATTGAAGTCAAATTATCAATCGTCTGATTTTTACAATAATCATTTTGAAATGGGTGTTGCTGAAATTTTTAGGTCAAATGTTTATTTGGACTTCGATCAGGAGCAACTAAGCTTTCTACTTTCTGAATTTGACGAGGTAGATTCTGCTTTGCTAAATCTTAAGAATATTCAAACGATAGTAAAAATTTTAAAAGTAAAATATCCTGAGAACTATGACGATAGTAAATCCTTAGCTTTAAGAATCGTTAAAAAGAACAAACTCATGATCGAAAGTATGGAATGGGACAATTCGGATATTAAAGCTCAGAAGATCAAAGAAGTCAATCAAATTGAATTAAATCTCAATTATTATCGAGCCCAGATTTACCAGAATATTTGATGTTCAAGCAATTCTTAATATTTTGAAATTGAATCCCCATTTCTCCTTCTTATTTTTATTGTTCGTCGGTCTTTCAAACGCTCAAAACGACAAGGCTGCTTTTGAACATTTTAAAGACAGTTTGAATCAAAATTTCCACGGCGTGCAACTGTCGCCTTTGAGTCCAGCACAAAAGACCATTTTCAATCAGCTGAATTTTTATGAATTCAATCCTGATTTTGTAGTGGAAGCGAGATTTGAGCGAAATTTAAAAGATGATACTGTAGCCTTAAAAACAACCACTGCACGTATTCCAGTTTATGAGGTTTACGGTTACCTGCATTTTGAGCTGAATGGTAAAAAGCAAAAGCTAGCCGTTTTAAAAAGTTCAAATACCGCTCCTGATGATGAATATGCAGACTACCTAAGCGTGATGTTTACTGATGAGACTTCGGGTAAGGGTAGCTATTCTGTAGGGAGGTACATGGGGCTTCATGCGCCGCTTCCCGAAAAACTGGTTCTCAACTTCAACCATACCTATAATCCGTACTGTGCTTACAGCAACAGGTATTCCTGTCCCATACCACCCGCAGAAAATCATATCAATGTAGCGGTAGAGGCAGGAGTAAAACCCGGGTTTGAGTAATTGAAGATTTTATGTCTTTACTGACTTCTTACCACATTATTAACTACTCTTTGGCTTGTATGAAATTACTTTAGTCTCAAAATTCCAAGCATGGCATTACTGGGACCACTCGTCAAGACCGCACTCAATATTCACGACCGATTCACCACTACCACAGATCACGTTCAAGCGCAAGAAAAGGTGTTGAAACATCTGTTGGAACGCGCAAAGGATACCAGTTTTGGTCTGTATTACGGTTTTGATTCCGTTTTGAAAAGTGATGATATAGAGTCCGCTTTCGCGAAAGCGGTACCTTTTCACGATTATCACAAGATGAACGAGGAATGGTGGGAGCAAATGAAAACGGGAAAACCAGACATTACCTGGCCCGGACTGCCAAACTTTCTCGCTCGTTCCAGCGGTACGACCGGCAAAAAGTCCAAGACCATTCCCGTTACTGACGAGATGATCGACGCGATCAAGTCGGCTGGGACCAGACAAGTTAGTGCCTTGACACATTTTGATCTGCCTGATGAGGTTTTTGAGAGTGAGGTTTTAGCTTTGGGAAGTTCTACAGATCTGGATGAAAAAGATGGATTCACGATAGGGGAGATCAGTGGGATTTCTGCCAGTAACATTCCAGAATTTCTAGACTCGTTTTACCGACCGGGTAAGGAGATATCCTCCATTGAAGACTGGGATGAGCGCGTACAGCGCATTGCAGAAGAAGCTAAGAACTGGGATATAGGCATGCTCAGTGGGATCCCATCTTGGCTCGAGTTGATGCTGAAAAAGGTGATCGAATACAACGATCTGGAATCCATTCACGATATCTGGCCTAATCTGATGGTTTATACATCGGGAGGCGTGGCCTTTGAGCCGTACCGATCCAGTTTTGAAAAATTGTTCTCAAAAAAAGTACACGTGGTAGACACTTATCTCGCCAGTGAAGGTTTTCTCGCAGCGCAGCAACGACCAGAGACTGACGCTATGCAATTGCTTACAGATGGTGGTATTTATTTTGAGTTTGTCCCCTTTGAACCAAACTTCGTAAATCAAGATGGAAGCATTGCAGATGGTGCACCTGTATTGACCCTTAACGATGTTGAAGAAGAAAAAGACTACGCTCTGATTATCTCTACGGTAGCGGGTGCCTGGCGTTATCTAA
This genomic interval from Nonlabens spongiae contains the following:
- a CDS encoding DUF1684 domain-containing protein → MKLNPHFSFLFLLFVGLSNAQNDKAAFEHFKDSLNQNFHGVQLSPLSPAQKTIFNQLNFYEFNPDFVVEARFERNLKDDTVALKTTTARIPVYEVYGYLHFELNGKKQKLAVLKSSNTAPDDEYADYLSVMFTDETSGKGSYSVGRYMGLHAPLPEKLVLNFNHTYNPYCAYSNRYSCPIPPAENHINVAVEAGVKPGFE
- a CDS encoding 3-oxoacyl-ACP synthase III family protein, which gives rise to MYRSKIAGVGKYVPENVVTNDDLSKVMDTNDAWIQERTGIKERRHIDKSTDDTTATMGVKAAEMALERAKISKDDIDLIVFATLSPDYYFPGCGVQVQDLMGIHTCPALDVRNQCSGFIYGLSVADQFIKTGMYKNVLVIGSENHSGGLDFSTRGRGVTVIFGDGAGAAVLTRSDKDEQGILSTHLHSEGKHALELSLKGPSTNHWVPEIIEENPQEDIPYYPYMNGQFVFKNAVVRFSEVIMEGLKTNNLQVSDIDMLIPHQANLRISQFIQKKFQLSDDKVYNNIQRYGNTTAASIPIALCEAWEDGKIKEGDTVVLAAFGSGFTWGSAVLKW
- a CDS encoding GH3 family domain-containing protein — encoded protein: MALLGPLVKTALNIHDRFTTTTDHVQAQEKVLKHLLERAKDTSFGLYYGFDSVLKSDDIESAFAKAVPFHDYHKMNEEWWEQMKTGKPDITWPGLPNFLARSSGTTGKKSKTIPVTDEMIDAIKSAGTRQVSALTHFDLPDEVFESEVLALGSSTDLDEKDGFTIGEISGISASNIPEFLDSFYRPGKEISSIEDWDERVQRIAEEAKNWDIGMLSGIPSWLELMLKKVIEYNDLESIHDIWPNLMVYTSGGVAFEPYRSSFEKLFSKKVHVVDTYLASEGFLAAQQRPETDAMQLLTDGGIYFEFVPFEPNFVNQDGSIADGAPVLTLNDVEEEKDYALIISTVAGAWRYLIGDTIKFTDKERAEIKITGRTKFFLNVVGSQLSVLKMETAITELQQKFDTTIKEFTVCAKKIDGDFHHVWYLGTDTNTSEEELADALDQSLKDANKNYSVARSKALKGVQVHKIDPSRFSDWNDHQKKKGGQVKMEKVMDEEKFKEWEDFLAS